In Pseudorca crassidens isolate mPseCra1 chromosome 16, mPseCra1.hap1, whole genome shotgun sequence, one DNA window encodes the following:
- the LOC137209364 gene encoding ral guanine nucleotide dissociation stimulator-like, which translates to MHTAARYYTRNYPGWRTGLHTGDRTGAGPWRPCSISLQEGQEPHTSNRAQGRLRGENVSTGDRNETCMVWSVQAGRLEKLVGNLVPAFLGGAPSDLPTFLGTYRAFPTTQQMLDLLFTRSLTLGKKPVHYELLTEEVPLAWHRGRPADRGAPGS; encoded by the exons ATGCACACTGCAGCACGCTATTACACTAGGAATTATCCAGGGTGGAGAACAG GGCTCCACACAGGAGATCGCACAGGAGCCGGTCCATGGCGCCCCTGCTCCATCTCCCTGCAGGAGGGGCAGGAGCCCCACACCAGCAACAGAGCCCAGGGCAGGCTCAGG GGGGAAAACGTGTCCACAGGGGACAGGAATGAGACCTGCATGGTGTGGAGCGTCCAGGCAGGCAGGCTGGAGAAGCTGGTGGGAAACCTGGTGCCTGCCTTCCTGGGCGGCGCCCCCTCCGACCTCCCCACATTCCTGGGCACCTACAGGGCTTTCCCTACCACCCAGCAGATGCTGGACCTTCTCTTCACAAG gtcCCTCACTCTGGGGAAGAAGCCTGTACATTATGAGTTGCTGACTGAAGAGGTCCCCCTGGCCTGGCACCGAGGGAGACCAGCAGACAGAGGAGCACCTGGGTCCTGA